Proteins encoded by one window of Rutidosis leptorrhynchoides isolate AG116_Rl617_1_P2 chromosome 7, CSIRO_AGI_Rlap_v1, whole genome shotgun sequence:
- the LOC139860177 gene encoding LEAF RUST 10 DISEASE-RESISTANCEUS RECEPTOR-LIKE PROTEIN KINASE-like 2.8, producing MRLMNTLDSISCLPEVLTNLTLDPGRFVLDDISSTKIVFLTSCSKQLPINVTRYRLESSCDQSNRTTDQLVMLENDTNLGIGKEVCSHVVVAPVEMDKSTEVVVDRGNYVEVVKRGFMMSWLPLASDCGLCERSGGKCGFNMTMFVFQCFCLDGPDAVSCKTGDGERTSKWIILVSVLGVLGVVSIAILIVIKLCLKRDLGWLKVKKYNVNAEMFLKNQEFLAPKRYTYSQVKKMTNSFEVKVEMSLRVTTKVGQGGFGSVYIGKLSNQDQIAVKVLSKVKGNGEDFINEVASVGRTSHVNIVTLVGFCLEGNHRVLIYEFMPNGSLERFIYGRSSSNCSQLGWEKLLEIAVGIARGLEYLHRGCNTRILHFDIKPHNILLDQDFCPKISDFGLAKLFPDKGSTISMSQMRGTPGYIAPELFSRSFGGVSHKSDVYSYGMMILEIVGGRRNIEVEVEHTSEIYFPHWIYKKVESHGEQLGLHGIVNDSENDMARKMIIVGLWCIQTNSMNRPTITRVLEMLEGGLELLEIPPKPYFLSPSSSLHSPTTNYFNPSCSAIENL from the exons ATGCGATTGATGAATACCCTGGATTCAATCTCATGCCTGCCGGAAGTACTCACAAATTTAACACTAGATCCCGGTCGATTTGTACTTGACGATATTTCATCAACAAAAATTGTTTTTCTTACAAGTTGCTCTAAGCAACTCCCTATAAATGTTACAAGATATAGACTAGAGTCATCTTGTGATCAATCCAACAGAACAACTGATCAGTTAGTTATGCTTGAAAACGACACGAATTTGGGTATTGGGAAGGAAGTTTGTAGTCATGTGGTTGTGGCACCGGTAGAAATGGACAAATCAACTGAGGTGGTGGTAGACAGGGGAAATTATGTGGAGGTGGTGAAGAGGGGGTTTATGATGTCGTGGTTGCCGTTAGCGTCAGATTGTGGCTTGTGTGAAAGAAGTGGTGGAAAATGTGGATTTAATATGACAATGTTCGTGTTTCAATGTTTCTGCCTCGATGGACCTGACGCCGTGAGTTGCAAAACTG GTGATGGGGAAAGAACTTCAAAATGGATAATTCTTGTCTCAG TCCTGGGAGTACTAGGAGTTGTGTCAATTGCAATATTAATCGTCATAAAGTTATGCTTAAAACGAGATCTTGGATGGCTGAAAGTAAAGAAGTACAATGTCAATGCGGAAATGTTTCTAAAGAATCAAGAATTTTTAGCTCCAAAAAGGTACACTTATTCGCAAGTTAAGAAAATGACGAACTCCTTTGAAGttaaagttgaaatgtccc ttcgggtcactacaaaagtagGCCAAGGTGGTTTCGGTTCTGTTTATATAGGAAAACTAAGCAATCAAGACCAAATAGCGGTAAAGGTTTTGAGTAAAGTGAAAGGAAACGGGGAAGATTTCATTAATGAAGTTGCAAGTGTTGGAAGGACTTCTCATGTTAATATTGTTACTCTTGTGGGATTTTGTTTAGAAGGTAATCATAGAGTTTTGATCTATGAATTCATGCCTAATGGCTCCTTAGAGAGATTCATATATGGTCGGAGTTCTTCGAATTGTAGCCAACTTGGGTGGGAAAAGTTGCTCGAGATTGCTGTTGGGATTGCGAGAGGCTTAGAATACTTGCATAGGGGTTGTAATACACGGATACTACATTTTGACATAAAACCCCATAATATTTTATTGGATCAAGATTTTTGTCCGAAGATATCTGACTTTGGGCTGGCTAAGTTGTTCCCTGATAAAGGGAGTACGATATCCATGTCTCAAATGAGAGGAACGCCTGGTTATATCGCTCCTGAATTATTCTCTAGAAGTTTCGGAGGTGTGTCACATAAATCAGACGTTTATAGTTATGGAATGATGATTTTGGAGATAGTTGGAGGGAGGAGAAATATCGAGGTTGAAGTCGAACATACAAGTGAAATATACTTTCCTCATTGGATTTATAAAAAGGTTGAATCACACGGAGAGCAATTAGGGCTGCACGGAATAGTGAATGACTCAGAAAATGATATGGCAAGAAAAATGATTATTGTAGGTTTGTGGTGTATACAAACTAATTCCATGAACCGTCCAACAATCACAAGGGTGTTAGAAATGTTAGAAGGCGGGTTAGAGTTATTGGAGATCCCTCCGAAACCTTATTTTTTGTCTCCATCAAGTTCACTTCATTCACCAACTACAAATTACTTTAATCCTAGTTGTTCAGCAATTGAAAACCTTTAA
- the LOC139858860 gene encoding uncharacterized protein, protein MVNMKTFFGMSLGAFVFWQSMDKVHVWIALHQDEKKERMEKEAEIRRVREQLLQEIKERDPIV, encoded by the exons ATGGTGAACATGAAGACGTTTTTCGGGATGTCATTAGGCGCTTTTGTGTTCTGGCAATCAATGGATAAAGTTCATGTTTGGATCGCTCTTCATCAGGATGAAAAG AAAGAAAGAATGGAGAAGGAAGCAGAGATCAGGAGGGTAAGAGAACAACTGTTACAAGAGATTAAAGAACGTGACCCGATTGTTTGA